The genomic region GGACTTTGAGGCGGGTGGAACCTGCCAGCCATTCGGCGTGGGTGTCGGTTTTGGCGGTGATGACCGAGACGCTGATCAGGGTGGTGGGGGTTGGGGTTTGGGGGTGGGGTTGAAGGTGGCGCGGTAGTGGTGGAGGGCTTCGGCGGCGGCTGGGGGGTTGAGGTGGTGGGCGTAGGCGTAGGGGAGGCCGAGGGTGGCGGCCAGGGCGGCGCTGGTGGTGGAGGAGCCCAGGAGCCAGATGGGTGGGGGGTTGTCGCCTCGGGCGGGGATTGCCTTGGTTTCTGGGTGGTGCAGGTGGTTCTGGAGTTCTTGCAGTTGGGTGTGGAAGGGGGTGGCGGTTCGGGATTCTTCAGGGCGGACGGCTTCTACCGCGGACTTGGGGCCGCCGGGGGCTCGGCCGATGCCCAGGTCGATGCGGTTGGGGTGCAGGGCGGTGAGGGTGGCGAACTGTTCGGCGATGACTACCGGGGGGTGGTTGGGGAGGAGGACCGCGCCGGAGCCCAGGCGGAGGTTGTGGGTGTTGTTGGCCAGGTGGGCGATGAGGACGGCGGGGGCGGAGCTGGCTACGCCGCGCATGCCGTGGTGTTCGGGGACCCAGTAGCGGTGGTAGCCCAGGGTGTCGGTGAGGCGGGCCAGGTCCACTGTGTTGAGCAAGGCCTGTCTGGGGGTGGCACCCTGGACTATGGGGGAAGTGTCCAGAACGGACAGACGGACTGGGTGCGCGGCCACGGGCGACAGGGTTTCATGGCCGGTCGCATTACGCTGGCGGGGTGCGCACGATTTGTGTGATTACCGCGGTGTACCGGCCTGAGCCCGCGCATCTGCTGGCGGCTTGGGAGTCGTTGCGGGAGCAGGAGGTGCCCGCTGGGTGGCGGTGGCGGTGGCTGGTTCAGGAGGATGGGCGTACTGGGGTCGCCGCCGGGCTGCTGCCTGCGGATGAGCGCATTCTTCTTGGGGATGGGCGGCCGGGTGGGGTGGCGATCACGCGGAACCTGGCGTTGGCGCGGGCCGACGGCGAGCTGGTGAAGAACCTGGACCAGGACGATGTGCTGACGCCGGGAGTGCTGGTTCGGGACATCGCGGCGGTGACCGGGCAGGACGGGGTCTGGTGGACGACCTCGCGGGCGCTGGACCTGTTGCCGGACGGGGAGCTGGTGGGGTTTCCCGGAGATCCGGAGCGGGGGCGGCTGGCACCCGGTGTGGTGCTGGATCACTGGCGGGACAACGGGTTTCGGTTGCCGGTGCATCCGACGACCTTGTGCATCCGGCGGGATCTCGCCGTGTTGCTGGGTGGGTGGATGGCGGTGCCGGGCAGTGACGACACCGGGTTGCTGCTCGCGGCGAGTGTGCTCAGCACCGGGTTCTTCGAGTCCGCGGTGGGGTTGCACTACCGGAAGTGGCCGGGGCAGGGGTCGGCGGCGGGGAGTGCGCACTACGAGGCGGTGGAGTGGGCGGCGCGGATGAAGCTGATGGGGGAGCGGGCGGATGCGTTGCGGGGGTTGGGGTTGCGGCTCTAGCTGATCGCCTTGAGCACGGTCAGGAGGTTGGCGGTGGACTGGTGCCAGTCCATGGTTGCGGTGGTGGTCAGGCCCGCGGTGGACAGGCGGGTGCGCAGCGGTTCGTCGTCCAGCAGTTGGCGGATGGCGTTGGCCATGGCGGTGGGGTTGCCGATCTCGACGAGCAGGGCGTTCTTGTTGTGGTGGCAGAAGTCCTCCACGCCGCCGTTGCGGGTGGTGACCACGGCCGTGCCGCAGGCCATTGCCTCGGCGGCGGGGAAGCCCCAGCCCTCGGTGGTGGAGCTGCACAGGAAGACGGCGCTGGGGCGGTAGACCTGGGCGGCCAGGTCCTCGCCGGTCAGGCCCTGGGCGTAGTGGATCCAGGGCGGCAGGTCGCGCGGTCTTGGCGCCACGCCGAAGGCTCTGGCGAGCAGGGCCGGGTGGTGGGCGCGGACCTGGTGCAGGGCGGCCAGGGCGGTGCGGGAGTCCTTGGCGGCGCTGTCGCTGAGCAGGAAGGCGACGCCCTCGCGGGGCGCGCCGGCCGGGGGCGGGCGGTAGGTGCTGCGGTCCAGGCCGTTGGGCACGGTGGTGATCTGTCCAGTGTGGACGCCCAGGTCGGTGAGGACGCGGGTGAGGTGGGTGGAGACGGTGATCTTGGGGAAGGGCAGGCGCAGGGCCTGGTGCACCGGGGCGGGGTCGGGGACGTTCCAGGTTTCGTAGCCCTGGACCAGGTGGACCGGCGCGCCGTGGGCGGAGGTGAGGCGCGGGAGGAGGGTGGCGGTTTTCCAGTGGGTGGCCACGACCACGTCGCCGGGGGGCAGGTGGGCCGGGGTCAGCGCGGGCACGATCAGCAGGCGGACCCGGGGGTCGACCGGTAGCCAGTCGATGGCGCGGTGCGGGGCGCGGCGGTGGCGGTGGTCGCGGGCGGCTTCGCGGAGGTGGCGGAGCGGGCGGGACCAGCCCTCGCGCCAGCGCTCGTGCACCACCGTGACCTGGCAGCCCAGGGCGGTGAGGCGGTTGGCGTGCTCGTACACCACGCGGAAACCGCCGACCGGCGCCCTGGGGAACACGGGCAGCACGAAGGTGACTCGCAACGCCATGTTCCCCAGTGTGCGCCAGGTGGGTCAGGCCTTCTGCCGGCGGTTGCGCAGCACGATCACGCCGGCGGCCGCGGCGGCCAGGCCACCCGCGGCGAAACCGCCGGCGGACAGCCAGTCCAGGCTCTCGCCGACGCCCTGCTGGGCCATCGCGCCGCCGCCGGTGTCGGCCGCGCCCTTGGGCTTGACCTTGACCTGGTCGGCGGGCTTGGTCTCCACCGGCTTGCGCGGGGTGGTGCCGGGGCGGCGCTGGCCGGGCAGCACCTCGAAGGTGCCGGTGACCGTCTTGCCCCCGCAGACGAAGGACAGGGAGTGCTTGCCGGGCTTGGTCTCCGGCTTCACCCGGCCGTCGGCGGCGTGGGTCTTGCCGGGCTCGCCCTTCAGCGGCGGCACGTCCAGCACCGAGGAGGTCACCGCCGAACCGGTGTACTTGGGGTCGGCGCAGATGGCCCGCACCACGATGTCCTGGCCCGCCCGGATCGACTTGTCCTGCACCTGGATGGTGTCGACCACCTGGTCGGCGGCGAAGGCGGCCGGTGCGGTCAGGAATGCGGTGGCGATGGCGGCGGCGGTGATTCCGGAAAAGGACAGACGAGTACCCACAGCGGTTTCCCCCTTTGAATTACCGAATCCCAGAATTGGGGCGGTTTTGGTGGCTCCGTGAAGAAGACGCTTCCTGGGGGAGGTCGGTTGCCAGTCAGCCGGTGGGGTATATCGATTTGTTATGTTCGCAGGTGGCGGTGGTGGCTGGTGCGCTGTGAGCGAACCGGGGCGCGCGTGGTGTGTGCGGGGTCTACCGTCGGGGAACAGGTGAAGACGACCAGGGAGGTGGACGTGGGACAGCACAGTGACTTGCGGATGCGCGCGACGGCCGGGCTCAATCTCAGCGATTCGGTGTTCGACCGGTTGCTGAGTGAGCGCATCGTGTTCCTCGGGTCCGAAGTGGACGATGAGAGCGCGAACCGGATCAGCGCGCAGATGCTGCTGCTGGCCGCGGAGGACCCCGAGCGCGACATCATCTTCTACATCAACTCCCCCGGCGGCTCGGTCAACGCGGGGCTGGCCATCTACGACACCATGCGGCTGGTCGCACCGGACGTCTCCACCTGGGCGATGGGCATGGCCGCCTCGATGGGCCAGTTCCTGCTGTCCTCCGGCACGCCGGGCAAGCGCTACGTGTTGCCGCACACCAGGGTGCTGATGCACCAGCCGCACGCCGGGCTCTCCGGCACCGCCTCCGACATCGCCATCCGCGCCGAGGAGTTCGGCAAGCTCAAGCAGCTGGTCGCGGAGATCACCGCGGCGCAGACCGGCAAGACGGTGGAGCAGATCACCGCAGACGCCGACCGGGACCGCTGGTTCAACGCCCAGGAGGCGGTGGACTACGGGCTGGCCGACCAGGTGGTGCGCAGGCCGGGTGTGATCGGCTGAGCCGGGTCAGCGGCCGCGTCCGCCGTGGAAGTGGATGCCGCCCCTGACCTCACCGGCCTGGATGCTGTCCCGCATGGTGCCGTTGACCTGGTTCACCACGCCGCCGCCGGTCGCGGAGATGGCGGAGTCCCTCGCCGCGGTCGTCGACGGCGCGGGCTCGTCCTCGGCGAAGGTGAGCAGGGTGGCGGCCTCGAAGTGCGGCACCCTGATCCAGGCGGTGCTCGCGGTTTCCTTGTGCTGGAAGGAGATCTGGCCGAAGTCGCGCTGGCGGACCAGCTCGGTGTACGGGCCGCTGAAGACGTCCTGGTGGGCCTTGGCGGAGATGATCAGGCCGGTGCTGAACTCCAGTGGGCTGGCCTCGGCGCAGCGCCTGACCACCCGGCGGAAGACCTTGGCGTCCAGCATGCGCGCGCAGTCGACGTTGGTGCGGTGCAGGCCCTCGTGACCGGGCAGCGGGCCGACGCCGACCGAGATCCGCAGCCGGACGTCCGGCTTCCGCCAACGGTTGTGCTCGGCGGCCAGGTCGTCGAGCACCTGGGTGGCGTCGATGATGTCGCCGAGCAGCTCCTCGGGGAAGGCGGCCAGCAGGCCGTCGCCGGTGTGCTGCCAGTCCACCGCGTCGGCCTTCATCACCTGGCGGCTGGCCAGCGCGGCGCCGACGAGCTCCTGCGTCTTCTGGGCCGCCACGTCGAGGTGGTAGCCGGGGTTGCTGCCGGAGTCGATCAGGTCGATACCGAGGACCGTCCGGTTCACGGGCAATCGAGGCACGCAGGGCAGTGTGCTGCGCGTCCTGGCCCACGTCTCCCTCGTCCCAGGGAGAAGCGGCTCAGGCCAGCTCGGCCAGGCGGCGCGGGTCGGGCAGCAGGTAGCGCAGGCGGCTGGTGCGCACCAGGCCCTCGGCCCGCAGCCGCTTGAGCGCGGCGTCCACGGTCTTGGCCGAGGCGCCCACGGACTGGGCCAGCTCCTTCTGGCTCATGCCGCGGATGGCCACCCCGTGCTCGGTCTGCTCACCCCGGGCGTCCGCCCAGCTCAGCAGCTGTTTGGCCACCCTGGTCGGCACGTCCTGGAAGGCCACTGACAGACCCCGGTGGTCGGCGTTGCGCAGCCGTCGTTGCAGGGTGGAGTTGACCAGCAGCAGCACGTCCTGGTTGGTGCGCATCAGGCTCAGGAACACCGCCCTGGGCACGTGCACCGCGCGGCCGGCGGTGTGCGCGATGACCGTCGCGCTGCGCGGCACCTCCTCGATCACGCCCAGCTCGCCGATCAGCTCGCCCGGCCCGTAGAAGCCGGCGATCAGCTCGGTGCCGTTGCCGCCGGAGAGCAGCACCTTGACCAGGCCCTGCTCGATGAGCAGCACCTCGTCGCTCTCGGCGCCCTCGGACAGCAGGGTCTGTTGCCGGTGGAAGTCCCTTGGTCTGCCGTGTCGGCGCAGCACTGCGCGGACCGCGTCCTCCCTCGCCATCACCGCATCATCCCCGTCGGGTCAACCTGCCTGGGAGGGGCCGAGCGGGTGAACGCGGGCTGCTCCGGTCACCTGATCGAGCTATGTCCGCGCAGCGCCTGCTCGGTGCTGGCCAGGAACGCCTCCATCGCGGCGGTGACGCCGTCAAGATCACCGGTGGCCAGCAGGTCCAGCAGCAGGCCCCTGGTCACGGCCAGGCCGAGGCGGGCCTGCGCGCGGGCCGCGTCTTCCGGGAAACCGTTGGTGCGCAACCACTCCGTCATCGGCCCGGTCCAGGAGGAGACGATGCCGTCGAGCAGTTCGGTGGTGCCGGGGCGGCCCTGCAGGGCCTGGCCGTACAGCTCGAAGAACAACCGGATCGACGGGGCCAGCGCGGGATCGGTGAGGCGGCGCCAGAACTCGCGGGGCGCGGTGGTCGGGTCGAGCTCGGCGAAGGCGGCGCGCTGGCGGCGCTCGACCTCGCGGACCACCTCCACCAGCAGGCCCTCCTTGGAGCCGAAGTGGTAGATCAGCATCCGATGGCTGCTGCCCAGCGCGGTGGCCAGCTGCCGCAGGCTCAGCTCGCCGATGCCGTGCTCGCTGACCCAGGCCACCGCCGCGGCCAGCAGTTTCTCCTTCGCCGCCGACACCGGTCATCCCTTCCACCGTGGTGAACCATATGGTACATGTACCAACCGGTACACGAAGGAGGGTCTGACATGGCGGTGCAGCGGGTCGATGTCCGGGTGCGCGCGGCGGCGGCTCCCGCCGCGGTCTACGCGCTGGTGCGCGACGGGTCGAGCTGGCCGGACTGGGCCCCGTTCACCGGCTTCGAGCTGGAGCGCGCGGGCGAGCAGGGCGCGGAGAGCGTGGGCGCGATCCGGGTGT from Crossiella sp. CA-258035 harbors:
- a CDS encoding Crp/Fnr family transcriptional regulator codes for the protein MAREDAVRAVLRRHGRPRDFHRQQTLLSEGAESDEVLLIEQGLVKVLLSGGNGTELIAGFYGPGELIGELGVIEEVPRSATVIAHTAGRAVHVPRAVFLSLMRTNQDVLLLVNSTLQRRLRNADHRGLSVAFQDVPTRVAKQLLSWADARGEQTEHGVAIRGMSQKELAQSVGASAKTVDAALKRLRAEGLVRTSRLRYLLPDPRRLAELA
- a CDS encoding glycosyltransferase family 4 protein, producing the protein MALRVTFVLPVFPRAPVGGFRVVYEHANRLTALGCQVTVVHERWREGWSRPLRHLREAARDHRHRRAPHRAIDWLPVDPRVRLLIVPALTPAHLPPGDVVVATHWKTATLLPRLTSAHGAPVHLVQGYETWNVPDPAPVHQALRLPFPKITVSTHLTRVLTDLGVHTGQITTVPNGLDRSTYRPPPAGAPREGVAFLLSDSAAKDSRTALAALHQVRAHHPALLARAFGVAPRPRDLPPWIHYAQGLTGEDLAAQVYRPSAVFLCSSTTEGWGFPAAEAMACGTAVVTTRNGGVEDFCHHNKNALLVEIGNPTAMANAIRQLLDDEPLRTRLSTAGLTTTATMDWHQSTANLLTVLKAIS
- a CDS encoding ATP-dependent Clp protease proteolytic subunit, with amino-acid sequence MRATAGLNLSDSVFDRLLSERIVFLGSEVDDESANRISAQMLLLAAEDPERDIIFYINSPGGSVNAGLAIYDTMRLVAPDVSTWAMGMAASMGQFLLSSGTPGKRYVLPHTRVLMHQPHAGLSGTASDIAIRAEEFGKLKQLVAEITAAQTGKTVEQITADADRDRWFNAQEAVDYGLADQVVRRPGVIG
- a CDS encoding MsnO8 family LLM class oxidoreductase; the encoded protein is MLNTVDLARLTDTLGYHRYWVPEHHGMRGVASSAPAVLIAHLANNTHNLRLGSGAVLLPNHPPVVIAEQFATLTALHPNRIDLGIGRAPGGPKSAVEAVRPEESRTATPFHTQLQELQNHLHHPETKAIPARGDNPPPIWLLGSSTTSAALAATLGLPYAYAHHLNPPAAAEALHHYRATFNPTPKPQPPPP
- a CDS encoding glycosyltransferase family A protein encodes the protein MAITRNLALARADGELVKNLDQDDVLTPGVLVRDIAAVTGQDGVWWTTSRALDLLPDGELVGFPGDPERGRLAPGVVLDHWRDNGFRLPVHPTTLCIRRDLAVLLGGWMAVPGSDDTGLLLAASVLSTGFFESAVGLHYRKWPGQGSAAGSAHYEAVEWAARMKLMGERADALRGLGLRL
- a CDS encoding TetR/AcrR family transcriptional regulator, coding for MSAAKEKLLAAAVAWVSEHGIGELSLRQLATALGSSHRMLIYHFGSKEGLLVEVVREVERRQRAAFAELDPTTAPREFWRRLTDPALAPSIRLFFELYGQALQGRPGTTELLDGIVSSWTGPMTEWLRTNGFPEDAARAQARLGLAVTRGLLLDLLATGDLDGVTAAMEAFLASTEQALRGHSSIR